The sequence ACATCTGCATACCCACTGAATTTGAGCTTGAAATTAGGTTACCTGTAATGAGCAGGACAAGAGTCAGTTACCACCAACTCTTTTACTATCATAAAATAACTGGAAAAGCCAAAATTAAAGAATGAATTGTTATAGGCATGAATCATTATAGAGAATTTGAATGCCAAACTTCTATTGGCATAGTTTCCTAAACCACAATACCACAttctaaaaacatataagaaactCAAGAAAGCATCATATATCCAATTAGTTACAACAAAAGTAAGAGCCATATTTACTTTTCAACTTCTAAATCCCATCTTCctattgtttttcctttttccttcagGGCTGGGGAGGGAGGGGGGGgaggtattttttttcattacaacGTTAAatttttaaccctttttttatgaatgagtTGATTTTATTAGACAAACAAGACTATTAAAAATCCTAATAGATATCATATTACACTTTTCAGAAAGTATTCCACTCCATAAAATCTACCATTTCTTTGGATCCACAAATGATAGATGGTAGAAGCAAAGACCACTTTACTGATAGTTTGCAATCCTCCCTTTCAAGTTATGCAGTCCCCACTACAAAATATTATCCCAGCTGAAGATCAACCTTCTACAGAGACACATTTTCATCAAACACAGCCAGATTCTCCTAAAAAGGACATTCAAAGAGATATGATCCCTACACTCAATTGTCCCCCTGAAAAAGAGACACAATGAGTCACCTTGATAACTCCAAGAAACCAATTTTTCATGAGCAGTTAAAGGATTCTTAACggtcaaccaagacatacatgCATGCTTTGGCATAGAACCCAAGAACCAAATTAGTTTGCTCCATTCAACTTTTTACTGCCCAGCCCTGAAAGCAGATCTACAAGTGAACTGGGAGGGAACCATTGAACACCGTCTGTATCAACAAAATCATCTTGAAAATTGCTTGAACAGTGATTAACTCATATGATATAACTGGTTCTGCAAAACATTTGAAACCCAGGCATTAAAATTGCCAGCAGCATCATCTACAACCCCATAGCCAAATCTATCATAAAGATTTCCCTCATGAGTGCCAGTTATTCAGCCGTAAAATCGAATCTCCTTTGCCAacctaattaataattaaaggTCTAATAGCATACCTTAATTTTAATATCTTTATCCAAAGTACAAGCCAAGTTTTTCACTTGCATCTAATCTTAAGTTGTCCATCTTCTCCAGCATCCAGTTCATCCGTGTTACATAGTGTTCCAACTTACAAATCTAGGGTAGCATGtcctaaaaattaataactacACAGATGGTAGATTTTCTCTTCTCATTTCAAAGATTGTTAGGTCATCCTCATCCTACATTCTTTGTGCAAAggtaatttttttgtcaaagaCACCATTGTAGAGACATTAGCTGTTCTGTGAAACTATAATATCCCATTTCATTGTGTAAGTAATAACCCATTGGGCAAAACTTAAGCACAGTACTTAGGTGTTGCTCCATAAGTTCCCTCTAAAGATTCAACCATGTGGCTTTTTTTCTCATTGTGGAAGTGTATTTTAAGTTAAGTACAGCCAAatggctgaatcttaagagaTGGAACCAAAAACAGCACCTAAGTACTTCTGTCAGTGTAATAGCTTTAACCCACCAAAACAAGACACTCCCTAGACCCATAATGGCTCAATTTAATAactttggaattaaaaaaagtacccaaaatcataaaaatctCAACTTGAACTGGCTATCAAATCCATAGAAGTGCAATTACATACTCTAAAAACAATCCcagaaaacaaatgcaaaatgaGCAATACATGATTGATCTTAACTAAAACCAACTACACAAAAGAAACCCACATCCCAGAAAATACTGATatcaatatattttgtttccCATTTGAAAGCATTATTCCCTAATATCCTAAGTTTTCTCAGCAAACAAACAGGtaataaagaaagagaggaaagagagataCAGAGTGAGAGTGATGAAGGGCAAGGCTTTCTCCAGTCATTTACTCCTTGTAGGTTCGATATCTGACCAACCAGAGACATCGTCGACGCCATTGCTCAACACTgtgaaaaaaaagtgagagagttACTTGGTTTTTGCTTCGAGAGGATAATGTATaggtttttatttctttgcttcgttttgattttttttttttttttttttttttttttttttttttgagcgtTGAGAATTACTGTCACTTGCAGTTCAGCTGACACAAAGGACAGACAAATTATAGTTGAACACGTAGACTGAAATTCTAAAAggtaaagttattttatttgggCAAAGTCATTGAACCCGTTGCGATAATAACATATTGTCGTAACTTGTGCAATGCACTACTCATGGAGACTAGAACCaaactaaggctgtgtttggcaacatgtaaattattttccaaatgtaaaatatttttggaaaaggaaaatattttctagtgtttagttgcattttgaaaattgtattaaaaaatatttccaagtgtttggtaacattttgAGAATACAAATTTTCTACTAGTTTCTTACATTTTctcaatctttttcttagcttccaaacaaattttataatagaaaattgcaatatataaactttttaaagaaacaaaaatcaaaataaaaccattaaaactctcaaactcAATCAAACCAAAGAGAGGaaggaagaaagagtgagagattaagggaaagagagaggtaGATCGAGAAACTTGGTTGAAATCGAGTCAAGGGGGTTGATCTAGAGGGCAGTAGTGACGAGATTGAGAGAGGTGGAGGAGACGAGTTACAGGGGGCGGCAACGAGAACAAGATGGTCAATTCGAGGTGGGTTTAGCTAGGTTCATCGAGGATAGATCGGTAGCTAGGTTCATTGGGGGAATGCAGTGCTCGAAGATGGGTTTAAGCACGACAGAGCAACTGAGGCGGCACAATCAGGAGAAGAAAAGCCAAGGAAGACAAGGAAATAGTACTGATCGACACGTGGAGGGGAATGAACGACATGATCTAATCAACGATGGGTTTGGGTGGATCGAAGACTAGACCAACCTTACtgctattctctctctctctctctctctctctctctctctctctctctctctctctctctctctctctctctctctctgtttttagTCCGTAAAATGAGGTTTGAAGGTAATTCTAACGTGTAATATATTTTACACTTGAAGGGCTCTCATTTTACAGTCAAAGGATTTGATTTTCCCTTTGACCGAGTTTTACATGTGCTCTCAAACACACATAacggtgtaaaatattttccaacttttattttcacctgaaacaaacacagcctgaGTCCTCTTTATTACACTCCTTTGGATATTTTTACTTAGGCCAACTCAATACAATTGGAGGCTAAAAGCCTAAAAGTGAACACTAATATCTTAAATGAActcttttatatattaaatatgatttaaatgatatttattatttagttaatattttatattataaattttttttaattcattattcTTACTTTTCAATATAAGTAATTCATTTAATGGTGACCGCTTTGAtataagatttatattaatccatactttttttttttttttaatataaatatatttgttgGCATTTCAACAAGCTAATATAAAATGAGTACATGGTCTTATTATAATCAAATTGAAGGTCTTGTCCAGTGTTATTCAAGCATGATTTGGGCATTGGGCTGATCCGAAGTAAGCATGCACACCGATAGCCATTGGACTTTTCCTTTGGTCCCAACATTGAGTTCTGGGCTAGCTCCAAAAATCATCTTTGCACAGAATCTCAAAAAACaccaattaataaaattactCTAATTCATTTCGGCTTAGCATTGTCACCCCTAAATTGAATTCTATAATTGagtaaataaaagatatataatgattatattaataaattctTCATTGAAACTCATAAAAGTCTTTTATCCCTTTTATCTAAAACAAATGGAGAAAAAGTCTCTTTTCGCTTTATTAAACGAGTTGAAATGAGTTATATTGTGTCAATCCACTTATTAGGATATGTTTGGTATGGTGTAATAGCTCttgtaattgaataattatttacGTATAATAGTAATTCGGTCATTTTGTTGCATTTTTATTACATGGATTAGTTATTAcaaatgaacaacttttctttaaattaaagaataaatatttctctttaaaacagatgtaataattatttcttaatgcTTATAATAGatcttaaaattaatatattttcaaacatataatttttccttataCATCacattttacaagttttttatatgtaacaaccaaacttatgaacaataatagttattccattacaatattttttatttctagtaataaagattattaTTCTTAATGTAATCTTCATTTAGTGTACTAAACATGCTCTTAATAAATGGGTTATGTTAGAGTTGAGAGGTTttgacatgattattaaatgAGTTGAGTTAGGGTTGAGCTATATATTTTCAACTCAACTTACCATGACGCAAGAGGGACACAACCGCTAACAAATTGCCACCCCTATTCAAATTCCCTCCACCCTCACTTGTTATAAGCCGGAGGAAGAGAAACAAAATCCACATGTTTGGTCTCACTTTCATCTAAgccaataattttattatactcATCTTGAATCTACCGTTGACTTTACAAAATGCGATGCATGAATCAACCATCAATAGATTCTAACAATATGTTAACACAATAATACAAGAGGGATTTAGAATAAGGACTGTTGCACCATGCAATTACCACACTAAGTGAAATATAAAAGTTGATGggattttatatttaaaaaaataatataaaataacttttttaccATATTATCTTATAAATCTCATATGGGTAATGGGTGTGGTAATTTCATGGTGTAAGCCCTAGCTACTAAACCGGATTTCAATGCATACAGGAGGTTTGTTGTTTAGATTTATATGACTATGTCCACGAAGGTACTTATGtttttttctactcttttttctttttttttttaatctatatatttcGAATCCAAAgcatcctctcttttttttctcggTCCATTTCTCTGAACTTTAATACAGTTGCAACTTACTACTGCCTAAGGCATTATACATTCAATTTTTCGAAGTCTTTTGAGATATAGAGCAGGCAAGCAAGCAAGCAtgtatttaaattcaaattgttCATCGAGGATTGAGCAAGATTTTCTAAACCACATTAATTTAGCAGATGACATTCAGAACTgcattacaatattttcatttttctctttaacCATGGCTTTAAAAGACCAAAGACTAAATGAAAACGACAGTAACTTAGCCCCTACgataccaatttttattttatgtatcaCAATTCCTTCACATGAGAACGGATCCGGGTAAAATCCATTCCCAGGTGGAGTGATATATCTCAATGATACTAAATACCTTCTATCATACGGTTATCAGCCTCAAGATCCACCATTGAATTAAATCTGAAAAAATTGTACATCATGGGTTTGTTGAAACTTCTGTGTTGGCCAATCTGTATGCAGCTCAACATCTTGTTCATAAAGAAAAGTCTAGCATTCAATCCATGTATTCAGGAACTACGTCTATGTGTGactaaataattaattgaaaaaaaaaaatcataattctcATATAATTATAGTCCTAAGTAGTCCTAACTCTCTTAACAAGAGGTGgcttagattattattattattttttttttaaagccagTCATTTGAAAATTCTCAAACACTATTGCTCTTCAAAGTCATTGTTGCGAATTATCTTCTTTTGATAAGCGGTGTTTgattaggaaaaagaaaatttagccAATGAAAGATACTTCGTCCTTATTAGCTTGAGGGAGTTGTCAACTCTTACAGACGGCTACTTTTCTTGACTTGTTCCAACACATAGTTATGGTCATTTTGGAGTTTTACTTCTCTTTACAAAAAACGACATGACAATTGACAAAGCATTCTTTGCAatcattttgaatttgatcacACACTACATGGTTGGAGTAGCAGCAAAAACTGCAAATACAATTAAATACAATGATAAAATAACATATCATTAGCCTTTAGGTATAAACCGTGGTTGTTTCAAATAGTATTGCACCTTGTTTAGTGCGTTGTTGAATGCATCAGCGTGGGGAGATGGTACTCCATGATGCCTGTGGGGGAGAGTTGCTTTGtcattttccttaaaattttccTTACAAGTCATAATTAAACATTAATACCATTTCTCATACTTGACCTTGCTCATTTAAGAATTAATGCTTGCGGTGCCTCCAGTAGTGTTTGAGAATTTTCAAATGATCTAGCggatcaataattttttatccacAATTTATCCAAAATTCTCCAACACTATTTCTCATacttttaagtcttttttttttttttttttgcaatatgttgtgtgtttaattttttttttctcatttttaaatttggttactttattaagaattttttttactccttGAGTATTGAGTAATTACTCATAATTATATTAACATAATATCAACGCTACTAtaataaacacaaaattaaaattttctgcTCCACTTTGTACTCTATCAACtacaatatgacatatttggttttatttcaTTAAACTTTGATTActttataagaaataaaaaagacgTATAGTAGACTACGATTAATAGAGCATAAAGTGGAACACTCAAAAGTGAATGAGGTTTTATTCTTAAACACatctaacaaaataaatttttttttatcccacTAAAATTGTTCCATTTAAATTCCACTAGTTGCAATATAACATATGtcctcatttttcttttttaaacttcagttactttgaaaaaaaaaaatgacaagattaCAATTAATGAAGCTTATAATGGAGTGCCCAAccgttattattatttactttttttttctttctatttggcAATGATAATAAGTgtataatgaataaaaatatcgTGTCCAGGTTAAGTGTTACATTTTATCTACTAAAAAAAGGTATTACCTTTTATGCCCCATCAATTGATTTGTCATgagtaggggtggcaattcaTGTTAAGAGCCATCATATTTGTGTTGTATCGAGGTAAGTATTTCAAATATATGTGGCTCAATACTTACTCAACCCAGTTGATTACTGTGTCAAAACTCCTCAACTTCAACCCTAACATAATCTGTCTATTAAGCGGCTCAACACAAAACAACTTATTTCAACTCATTTAATTAACATGTGTTGGATGAACATAGACCTAACCCATTTctgtcattttaaaaaataacccagaattattaacatattttatatttagggtctgtttggatagaacttattttgctgaaactgaaaacttaaaactaaaaacactgtagcaaaataatttttaaatatgtaaatagtaccgtgggacccatttttaatgaaaaagttgataaaaagtggagtttgtggggTCCACGAACAGTACATAAGTCACTGTTCATGGTTGAAAAGTCAACAATAtgcggctgaaaaaaaaaaaaaaaaaaaaaaaaaaaaaaaaaaacacggaCGTAACGTGAAACGCActatccaaacatacacttagTCAACACAtagttataataattatttacaaattattttttataacagcATCAATTGAAGTACTAAtagcatttcaaaattttcttattacaaCCCAATTAAGTTCCACTCAAATTTAGAAACACAtaacctaaaaataaaatgaaaagatttttttttttaaataaatagttaTGGGCAAATCGCCTTAAGAACTTTGGATTTTCAATTAAGAATTTAGCAATTTAACCATTAAAGTtattttaattacttaattttatgtttaaaatttaaatttatgttagataaaatgatatttatttatatgaattaCGATATTTTGGATTGATTGTGACTTACATGAACCGACAAATTTATTAATCGTGTCAAAGCAAGTCATTTCGCCTATGACATTGAACTCATTTATACTCAACACTAAACCACAAAAAAGTCATGTTGTGTTCTAGGACGGTGTTACACTGGACACCCTATTCATGtgtctatttctttcttttttctttttccatgttAAACTCGGCGCTTTATTTGGTTGGGagatgaaaaattagaaaaatcaaaatattcgtgtattcattttttttttcttttctcttttctcctcaatttggtaggaaaaaaaatggtgacCCGAGTGAaacctcattttcttttctctcctcctttcaccccaaccaaacaaataatAGTGTATGATTTAAGCACGCGTATCATCTTCCATGCTCTCCCTAACGGAAAAAGACGAATACTGTTAATTACCAGTTACCACCTATCTTCTGTATCACACTCACATGTCCACGTCACACAACGCACGTCTGTACCTTCtagcaaatgaaaaataacttaGAAATACAGCCAAACACACAAGTCCTTTCTCTCTAAGAATCATAGTGAGGGCAAGGATCAAGGACTAAGGAGTGGACACCCACAACATTGTTACGTAAATTAAGAGACccatcagttttttttttttcttctctttcaccTTCTCAGCTTCTATGGAGGCTCCTTCCAAGGTTCTGTgacattatatattttacataCCTATAATAAAGCTCCTACCATGGTGGGTATTCACAGTGTTTACCACTATGGCAGTGGCACAAGACAACTACTTCATGTAAAATGGAAATGGTTCCTGATTTCTTTTGGGTGTAAATGACTATTTTTGGTTGAAAGGATGTGAACTTTGTAAAATCTGGTAGAATCTTTGAGCTTTAGTTGGCCCCAACAACAATGCACCAAGAGGCTATGAAAAGCTTTTTCCATCATCTATTATTACTAGTGGTTAGGCAGGTAGAGTGGTGTCACACAAAGTCCAGAAGTTAGGTGTAGATATGGGAAACCTTTCTATTCAATAGGAACAGTGACACAAAACTTAATTAGTTTACCCCCTAGAAAGAGAAATTGTAAATGTCAAAGGGATACCCTTTCCCAATCCCAAACTATTCAGTGAATTTAATTATGCAAAGGACAACTTTGTATAAGTTTTTGGCTGGAACCAGAAATTGGGTATTGTTCTTACTTTTATCTGCTGAGTGCTGGAAAAGCTTATTGGGTGTAAAAACAGAAAAGAGACAGACAGCATCCTTGACATCAAAGCAAGACCAAAAACAAGGGGTACAAAAGTAAATTCACATTCATTGACCTGgtataattataataatgtgaaaaggaaaagaggaaCCCATTGAGAAAAAACACCACCAtcacaaaaccaaacccaaagcCTAAAAATAGGGGGTagtaccaaaaaaacaaaagagcaactgCAACAGCACACATCAGATACATATATCAGTAACAGGCTATCATTCATACCCATTTAACTCTCTCTGCTTTTTTTCAGCCAAGTCCtcaactttctctctctaaaagactCTTATCTCTACCTCTCTCTGTCTAACACACAGGCCAACAACAcatacaaagaaagaagaaacatGGAAAATCCACGCACCCTCACCTCCCTATCAAAAAACAAAGGAAGAGTCCACACcacccaactctctctctcttctctctctcttcaatggCCCAGCTGGACCAAAATTTATgtagaagaaaaacaaaaaagaaagaaagaaagaatgggaaagaaaagaaagagaagatagATTTAGATGTCTTCAAATGTCCTCCAACCAAACCCACCTCACATACTCACtctctttcatttaaaaaaaaaaaaaaaaaaaaccatgttgCCAACAATACCCTTCTGCAACCCCCCAAAAAATCCCCATCTTCATCACTGTCTCTCAAAAGAACATTATTTTTCACCGAGTTATGTGGgcttttttgggtttctttgtcTAGGTCAGAGTTTTCACAGAGAAAACAGGGAAAGCAAGAACCTTCTCACCACTTCCCTTCTATCTATATCTTTCTCTTTCATATTTGTCTTTCttgcttctttctctcttatctttcttcctctccttctctctttctttctctctttcaaagtTTCATTCTTTATcacctatctctctctctctctctctctctctctctctcttcctctttcttttttttcattacccATCATCTCTCTGtgtttctctctccctctctgttttctctctctttagttTTTGGTTCTTGGCTTTTCGGTTGAtctgatgaagaagatgaagatgaagatgaaaggGGTTGTTGCAAAGGAGTCTTCTCCATATGTTGTGGGTGAGGACCCAAGAACCAGGTTGAGGCATCAGAGTCTCTTACTGGACTTTGAAGAGCTACAGAAGGTAAGTTCTTTTGTGGGTTTCCAGGGATTTGTAATTTCTTTTGTGGTTTCAACAGATCTGATGTTTTGTTTGATATTCTGGAGGTttagtgttttctttttcttctggtTTTATGGTTCTCTTTGATTTGGCTTTTTTATGGTGTTTGGTTGCTTAGAAAATCGAGTGCATGaaagagaaaattaatattttggatcttatttttgattttgtagttTTAAACTTTTGATTCCAGGAAGCAAAAGATCTTGACTAagcaaagccaaaaaaattgatttctttttttgtgtgttaaaactattggtttcaaaattttatttgcttGATTTTCTTACCCTATCCTCTGTTTAATtgctaagaaaatttgataaagaagaagtggaattgaagttttatataacatttttcctGTTGGTATGTCTggtttttttcaaatataatgaGCACCCATCAACATTCCtaatacaattttcttttcttgggtGTTCAGATTGCTATCTTCTTTGTATTCCAATTTTTCCCATCATCCTAACTGATCAAAGGggaggtttttgtttttagtatttagtACTCATGTGAGTTCAATCTGTTATTCCCTTGCTTGGCACCtttgctgttgttgttgctgactttttgttcttttttatttttgatgaatgAGTTTTGGCTGAGGGGAGGGAAAGATTCTATCTTCTGGTTATTGTATTTGTTAATTGGCAGTCCTTTTACATTGATTATATGCTTTAGATTCCCGTAAAATTCTTTTATAGTATAGAAGGTTCAACTTTAATTTGTAGGTTTTTCTTTGTAGTTTCTGAGAAAATTGCCTTTGGGTTTtccttggaatttttttttgccccTACATCTGTTTGTGTTTTCCTCTTGCTAACTTGATTAGATATGTCTTGTTGGGTTTATGAGCTCTTGGCTACTGTGAATTATGTATGGCTTTTATCTTGAGATAGCCAGATATGGGGATATTTATAATATTGAAGCATATTTCAGGAAACGGAAGCCATGAAGAATAAACTGCAGATGATGAAACAGAAAAAATTGACTCTCTCAACGGAAGTCCGGTATGAATTGTGCCTTTTTAAATTTGGTAAATTGGGATAATGTACAATCATTTATCCAAGAAGGTAATAACTGGGGCCACATTTTATTATCTCTTTAATTTCAGATTTTTGAGGAAACGATACAAATACTTGATTACAAACCAATCTCCAAAACCACAGCCAAAGCAAGATTTTGTGCAACCACAGAAGTTTGATACACGAAATAATGGTGCTACAAAGGGAAAGAAATACAGTAAAAAAGAAGTGGCATTGCGCCACCCAGTTCTAGTTTCTGATTTAAACCGAAAGGAAAGGATTTACAATGGAGGAGAAGCCACCTTGAGGAAACCTGCTTCAATTTTTGACTTAAACCAGAAGGTTAGGGCTTTCAATGGAAAGGAAG is a genomic window of Quercus lobata isolate SW786 chromosome 2, ValleyOak3.0 Primary Assembly, whole genome shotgun sequence containing:
- the LOC115977270 gene encoding uncharacterized protein LOC115977270, translated to MKKMKMKMKGVVAKESSPYVVGEDPRTRLRHQSLLLDFEELQKETEAMKNKLQMMKQKKLTLSTEVRFLRKRYKYLITNQSPKPQPKQDFVQPQKFDTRNNGATKGKKYSKKEVALRHPVLVSDLNRKERIYNGGEATLRKPASIFDLNQKVRAFNGKEAALPTSAPKFDLNQKERIYSGKDAAKRNSTPVFDLNQISTEEEEIQADCEPLRTEESKKSLLRGGSDEQLNDMKISICRNVGSGSNRAGKRKISWQDQVALRV